From Pan troglodytes isolate AG18354 chromosome 1, NHGRI_mPanTro3-v2.0_pri, whole genome shotgun sequence:
ATCCAGCTTCTGAGAATGCCAGGGACTCCCCAGGCACCCTGAGGACAGAAAGCATTTCACAGAAGGAACCTGAGTCCTGGCTGAGCACCACACAGGGACAGGCAGGTTCTGGCTCGCCCATCACTTCCTTGGGAGTTGGGCCAGCAGCTGTCGCTCCTTAAGCTTGATAAACTTGGGCTACAATGACAACAGGCCCTGGCCCTGTGAGGCTGGGCTGTGGAGACGTGGACCATCTGCACACGAAGCTGTCTGTCCTGGGCCAGCAGGGCGAGCAGGGGACAGCCATTCACCTACGAGCAGCACTAGTTGGTGCTGACAGTGGGTGGGATAGGAGAGAAGTGGGTGGGATAAGGCCTGAATGTAGCAGTTCTTCATTTTATGCTTTTCTGTGCTACGTAAAATGCTTACCATGCCTgagttttctttcacattttttttttctgagacagagtcttgctctgtcacccaggctggagtgcagtggcatgatctcggctcactgcaagttctgcctcctgggttcacactattctcctgcctcagcctccccagtagctgggactacaggcgcctgccatcacacccggctaattttttgtatttttagtagagacagggtttcaccgtgtttagccaggatggtctcaatctactgaccttgtgatccgcctgcctcggcctcccaaagtgctgggattacaggtgtgagccaccatgcctggccttcttttacatttttaatacactaaaaacaatttctttaaaaagcatttgtgATATGCTGCTTCCAATGTGGAAAAGGAGTCGATACTCAATGCCAAATGCACTTTCCGGTGAAAGAGCTGGGCACTAAGATCTAGGGTTGTACAAGTATCACGCATTTCTTTGGGACAAACTTCTCATCACTTCTCAGGGAAAATTGCTGCATGTCCTGGTTACCTTTTAATCTGATCAGTTTGGGTCAAGACAGCATTGACCACGCGGATGGCATCTGATGGCTCGGTGCCCGCCCTGCAGGCATTTCGGGTGGCTGTGAGACTCTCCACCTGTTGGGAGGGAGCAATGGGGTCAAAAAGGACAGGGCCTGGCACTTCACAGGCAGCTATGGGGATACGCCCCCCTGAGCATGtgaaaaagatgaatgaatgggtgtTCCCATGCCTAGCCTGCGGATGCTGCGGCAAGGTGGAAAGGCGCACAGTGCAGGGAGGGATAGAGGGCAGCCCGGCTGTAGGAGGGGAAAGCTAGGAGCATCAGGagtaggctgtgtccccacaaTGGCAAAAGGCGATTCTGTCATGAATTTCCTTATCTGGAAATGCCTACCTCATCAATCAGCATGAACACCAGAGCGTCTTTATCATCAATCAAATCCTGAATCTTCTGAAACATCTTGGTTACCAGCTTGCCACTCTGGAACCCAAACACCCTTTTAGTGTCAACGTGCAGGGACCACACTGCCAGGTGCACAGGGGGACCCTGACGTGGCCTGCTGCCCCAGTTGCCCCCACAAGCCCACTGTCTCCTGACGGCCCCTCAGAAAGCTCCCTAAATCAGAGAAGCTAGGGCAGCATGGGAGGAGGTCAGCCTAACACTCTTCCCCTCTGCTTTGAATGCCAGGGTGCTGAGACCTGAGACCACACCTGACCTGCCCGGGGTGGCACAGTGAGGGTGACCTGTACCTCTGCTTTACCTGTGTGTCCTCTCTAATGAGGAAAAGAGGCAGACCACAGATGCAAACAGGCTGGGATGCACTCCTCACAGGCTCTCCTGTGCCCAGCGTGCCTGGTCCCACCTCACCTCACTAGAGGGATGTGCGGATGCCAGGTGACTTGGGCACAGCTCCTCAGAGGTAAGAATCACATGTGACATCACCTTGTCTGACCCCCTCAGCTCACAGACAGTGCTACGGCGCATGAGCACCAAGGACATGCATGGCAGGGCTGCAGTCCCCTGAGTGCCAGCCCTGCCCTGCTGAGAGTCCATCGATTGTCCTGTCCCACCCAGTCATAGGTCTGGGGAGAACCAAGGGAGGGTCCCCATGGGCCCCAGCTCCGGAACCTTCTCTGATCACAGTCAGCCCCAATCCTCACACACCCTTCCCACCCAGTTCTCTCCTGAAGCTTCTGGAGGAGGATTTGCCTAACATACAAGACATTTTTTCAGCTATACAATCCAGACAAttagaattaatatttaatacttaCTTCCGAAAACCACGTAGAAAAGAGGCTGTGGCTGTTTATTTCAATTAATTGGCCATATCGGTACCTGAGATAGAAAAAAGGAGTTGAGAGAATTACTAATTGGTCCTGTGGATCCTCAGCGGCAGCCATTCATGCGTCTTGAATGCAACATCTCAAGTGCCCAGCATCGGGGGGATTACAATTACTGACAAAGAATTCAGGAATCCAGCCCTCCGTGTActaaataattatgaaaaagtcTAACAAGATTCAATCAGTAGTTCTAGACTGTATCAATTGAGTTAAAGAGTAAAAACTCCCATTTTATATctatttacaaattatatttctatgtttaaaaatattagcagTACTAACAtaagatagaaaacaaaacaaaatagaagcatCAAGAGCTTTTGGCAGGAGCTGAGCATTTTCCCCTCCTTCCACAGAACCCTAAACAGCACAGACCCCAGAGCCCAGGAATGCTCAGGTGGCCCAAAGTTAACCTTAACACACACAGACTGACCGGAACCCAGAAACACTCCTCTATCCATTCAGAAGCCCGCAGACAGATCTGGGCGTGCTTAGCTGCTGACTAAATCACCAGAGAACaagactgaggccagagagaaACTGACTTCCAGGTCCTCTTTTCACTTGCTTCCATGTCAAAAgtccacaaaagaaaaagaattacgtTCAAGAAGCATCACTGGCATTCCAcgtaaaaaagagagagaccgtTTACTGATACTGTTTATTAAAACAGTGGAGGGATACAGACAATCTAACAAAATATAGACTGGGTTgaatattaaacaaaattaattataaaacattttgattCTTTGATAGAGTGAGGAATAAAGGCTTGCTAAGACTTCTTTTTGCCATTTCTAAGCCATAAAACCAATGCATATTTCCAGATCTTTGTACTGGAAAAAGCTATATTCCTTATAATAACATTTTCCTTCTCTTGTGTTTCCCTCTCTGCCCCTAGAGATCTTTTTTGGTTATtctttggaggcagggtctcactcccgtCACCCAGGCTCACCACAGCCTGGACCCCCTGGgctaaggtgatcctcccacctcagcctcaaaagcagctgggaccacaggcatgtgctcccagctaattttttgtatttttttgtagagacagggtttctccatgttggccaggctggtctcaaactcctggtttcaaacgatccacctgcctcagcctcccaaagcgctgggattacaggcattgagccgCCATGCTGGCATGCCCCTAGAGATCTTGAAAACACACATGTATTTCAATATGTCAAAGCAAAGGGCAAGTTGCTGAACATAAGCTAAGGGGTCAAAATAAAGCAATTTCCCTATGTAAAAACATTTACAAGACATTTTTGAAGAACAAAAATTATGTATATGAAATTAAACCTCACAGGATTTCCGCTAGTCATACTGGAGTAACAGGAAGCAGATTTACCATCTAATCTTAAATGAGAAAACCTCATTTAAGGCAAAATGGATGAAATGACATCTGGTAAGGTTGCTGTACACAGGGCAGTGAGGGCTGGGACTCCTGAGTCGGAAGACCAGGGACCCTCTCTACAAATGCTCTAACTTTCTGCCGGGAGGCATCTTCCAACCACAGGCACGGGAGGGAGCCCAAGTGGAGCACAGCCACTCGCTGAGTCgaggagacagagattggagttCAGGGAGTCTGAAGTGACTGAAGGCTGCAGAACAGAATTCCAGAGGGGAAggaaatatgaagaaatacctcAGAAGGAGTGCCCAGGATCCTCATGGCGCCCCCGATGTCCTGGATGAATACTCAGGTGTGTGTGAGCAGGGGACATTCCCTGCAGCTATGTAAAGGGCGCCCGTGGTCTGTGAGCTGAAGGGCTCCTGGACCTCACACAGGCTGAGAGGAGTGCATACTCCGACCGCCAGAGTGGACAGTGCCCACGGATCCTTCAGCACACTCAGTGGAGACCCCAGAGGACCATAATTGAGTGTTAAGACCAAACCTAAACCCCTCCCAGTCAAAGCTTAAAAAAACCAAACCTCAAAGGATCACACCAAATCACAAGTAATGGAAATGCCTAACGGAACAAAATCTAACACTCACTAAAGGAACACACAATCCACACACTTCAGATCACAATGTTCAGCAGCTAATCAAACACTACCTAACATgccaacaaagcaaaaccatgTGACCCCTAACCAGAAGAAAAACCAGTCAAtacaaacacaatcagaaatgacaatcATGATGGAATTAGCAGACAGAACATTAAAACAGCTATTATGGGGTTGTTCAAGACGTGAACGAGAACATAATGAAAAAACAgtataaaaagaatcaaatagaacaTTCAGAGCAGAAAAATACACTATCAGACATAACAACTTCACTGAATGGAATTAAAAGCAGATTAGATGATGTAGAAAATCAGTCAACTTAAAATACGGCAATAGAAACTTTCgaataaaacatatttctaaagaactgaaaaaaaaaaaacgaaaaagcACAGGAGTGGCCTGTGGAACAACATCAAACAGTCTAACATGAAAACAGACAGAGTCCCAGATAAAGGGGAGGGTCAAGGAAATTCAGTGAGGAAACAATGACCAGGTATTTTCCAAATATGATGAAAACCATAAGCCCCAAACAGACAGAACTCAAGAGGAAAAGACAAATCCGTAATTAGAGACGAACACTGCATCCAGCAAGGGGAGAAAGTATAGTCTTCTGAAGTGCAATTCACCAGCAGAGATCATGTGCTGGCAATCAAGTAAGTCTCAAATCttaaaagactgaaatcataACTCAAAACTTTGCTGAATACAGAGGAATCAAGTGACTTACAGTGGAGAGGAATCTATTATTTGCGtaaaatgatttagaaaaaaaaaagaacaacctcCCGTTATAAATCCCATTCCCATGGCTCTCCTCTCACAGATTACCGAAAGTTACCTGCTTGAAAGTCTAATTGTCAATTTCTGGGCTAACGCTTTACACAGGGATGTTTTTCCAGTGCCAGGAGGACCTGTGACAAAGATCcaagcaaatatatttttaagtcagtGCTACaacaaatttcttaaaacaatagTAACTTCCATTATCCATAAAATATAAGGAATACAGTTAAAAGCTATTAATGTTATTACTACAATGACGTCTGCTTGGAAACTTAAATGCTATGAAATATTACCAATACACTTACGTCTCCCCCTCTTTCTTATTTGTACTCAACTTCGTATTTCTGGTCTCAGCCTCCAtcgcctccccacccccagcactgCTCCCAGCTTCTCGGCCTACAGTCTCACTTAGCATCGGGAATGAACATTGCATTTTCTAGCCTACATCTTTGCTGACACCTGTCCTTGTCCCCACTCTTCCTTTATGAAATCCACTCATCAAGGCACCTTTCAGAGATCAAACACACCTTTCTTGATAAATGGAGGTGGAGGGGTCATGTGTTATTCCTGTTGCCCCCAGAACCACTCTCTTTCCTAAGACAATTCTCAGTGGGCTCATACCCCATACTAGAAGAGGCAGAGGCCAGCACTCTTCTTGCACGCCTGCCTGCCAAGCGTCCCCTAGCATgatgtgggcggcaagccacccaggtgccgaggcaagagaccgagggcacgagctgttccagtataataaaataaataaaataagaataattatacTTCATacagatcttagatatgattatatatgaatattaatcATTaatttgtagcaattactctttattccaatattataataatcctcgctctacaatcataacctaggaaaaaccaggccatacagagataggagctgaggggacatagtgagaagtgactagaagacaagagtgcgagccttctgttatgcctggacagggccaccagagggctccttggtctagcagtaatgccagcgtctgggaagaagCCCGCTGCCAAGCTGACCGTGGTCTAACGGTAGCgtcagtgtcaaggaaaaacacctgctacttagcagaccgggaaagggagtctccctttcccccggggagtttagagaagactctacccctccacctcttgtggagggcctgacattagTCAGACCCGCCCGCAGTCATCCAGAGGcctgtctccctgtgatgctgtgcttcagtggccatgctcctagtccgccttcatgttccatcctgtacacctggctctgccttttagctagcagtagcaaattagtgaaagtactaaaagtctctgatatgcagaaataatggtgtaagccgtctctctgtttctcttctctctctctgcctcagctgccaggcagggaagggtcccctgtccagtggacacatgacccacgtgaccttacctatcagtggagatggctcacactccttaccctgcccctttgtcttgtatccaataaatatcagcgcagcctggcattcggggccactaccggtctccgcgtcttggtggtagtggtcccccaggcccagctgtcttttctttcatctctttgtcttgtgtctttatttctacactctctcgtcTCTGCACATGGGGAGAAAACCCACCaaccctgtggggctggaccctacaAACGATGCCTCACAGAAGCTGCGAGGTGACCAATATGGAAAAAGGAAAGCATCTAACAGAAAATGGAGACATACAACTCTAATTTTCTGCAGGTATTTTCaagaattaaagaggaaataCGTAACTGGTTCCAAACAGAAACAACTTATTTCACTAATTAAAACACCTGCTGCTTACTCTGACTGTGCTATGAGGGCAGTATGCAGGGCCTGTCTGCTCTTTAAAAGAACATTGTGTTTTAAGGTCACTTTGTCACGCAATCTTAACTGACTTAAAGAAGCCAAGTACCCTTCAAGCTTCTATTTAACACTTTGCTACAGTTTCATACTCTCGAGTCCACTCAATTCCCGTGTCCCCATTCTACCCGGTGATAttgacaacaaaacaaaacaaaacaacaaaccatCAGTATTTTCTCCTGAGAAGAACCAGacagaatttctttaaaatatggcTTTTTCAGTTTACTCCTCACAAAGTAAAGCTCTGAGTACTACAagcctaatttataagttaagCTTTATCATAGGAATGTCTGTAGGAAAAAATAGTCTACATAAGGTTTAGTACTATCCACGTTTGGGGCATCTGAGGATGTCTTGGAATGTGGCCCCCCACAGGAAGACTTGATTAAGTGCTGAGTAATCAATGCCccaagggccgggcgcggtggctcaagcctgtaatcccagcactttgggaggctgaggcgggtggatcacctgaggtcaggagtttgagaccagcctggtcaatgtggtgaaaccccgtctctactaaaaatacaaaacttagctgggtgtggtggcgcatgcctgtaatcccagctactcgggaggctgaggtaggagagttgctggaacctgggaggaacccaggaagtggaggttgcagtgagccgagatcgggccactgcactccagcctggtcaacagcgagactgtctcaaaaacaaaaacaaacaaacaaacaaaaaatgtcccAAGTGTCATGAGCTGGATCTGCTTCACAGAGAGGGGACATTCTCGGACAGCTGTGGCTCCTTCAGAAAACAAAGAGCGGTAACTCCTTGCAGAAGGACGAAGGTACAAGTAAAGGCTAAATTTCATGCCACTTATCTGGTCAAATAAAAGCCTGCATAATTTACCGTGGAGCAGCACCACCCGGTTCCAGGTGATGAGGTTGCTGTTGACGTTCTTGTCTGAAAACAGTAAAGTTGCCATCATATAATCAAGGAGctgatagagaaaaagaaaaagagcttgaTAAAGGTACCAACAAGGCAAAGGTCCCCAAGAAATGTGCCCTCCCCCAGGGCTTAATCCTACATGAGAAGAGGGAGCACAGGGAGCGAGGCCGCCTCCTAAGAGATCATCACCTCCAAATGCTTTCATTTCAGAAGAGAAGGTGCTtccaaaagggaaaaggaaaaacactggctattactattataaatataagAAGAGCAACAAAATGATCACTTTTATTTAAAGTGCCAACATTAAACAAAACCACTAAGGGGTTTGTTTATCAAGTAATGAGTAAGCTCCTTCCCTAGAATGATACAGCAGTTATTATTCGCAAAATAACAACAGCCACAATGCAGAGGAGCAGTCTGAGTGATAGTCTCAGACTATCAATGCAGAGGACAGCTGAGTGATAGTCTTCTAGCCAGCTGCTGGCATGGGAAAGACCCTTCCCGTTGAAGAGGGTGCAAGGGTTAAGACACACCGGCCTTTCCTTTGTGCGGACCAGGCTTGCTCAccttccctcctcccatctcCAGAGGGTTGAATTCTCTAAGTTGCCTTCAcattctccctttccctcttctccctcAGGGAGCTCCTCAGAGACCAGCTCTACTCTGGAGCAATCCTAGAGGATAGATGTCCAGGACAAGGGCTGCCAGCAGACAGGGGCTCCCAAAAACCCATCTGCATCAAGTTGCTCAGGGGTGTTGGAGAGCAAAACAGTAATGGTTCCTCTTCAAATAACAGGGCATTCTGGGAAAAGGCACAGCAACTTACATGGGATTTGACTTCCACATCGTATACCAAGCTGTCCCAAAGCCCATGGAATTCAGCTGTGACAGAATTAAACAAAGACCTGACTTCAGGAAGGCAAGCAATTACAGCCACCCCCAGTCAGTCTCCCCTGAGCCTAAGCCTGAGCTTCCCATTGTGCTGCTCCAGGCAAGACTATGATTCTGATTACAGGAAAGTATAAATTCTgcaaatttttcttcaaattttgatttttattaaaatcaaagatgcaaaataaatgccAGTCACATGTAACTTCTGGCAGACAATTGGATGGAGTCAAAGAATTACACTTTATGTCTCATTATCACGCgcaatagtcttttaaaaaaactttaacttCCCATCCTTCTTTACgatattgtcatttattttacattGATGTATAACATAATCCCCACAATATGTTTTCATTAAACTATCATTTTTTTGGTGGTAAACAACACATTATAAAATTTATGATCATAACCATTTACAATTGTCTTTTACCCATGCTTCAACACAAGTTCAGATGCCAAATCCACCTGTTTCTCCACACACTGACTGAATGAAGCCCTGGGCTTGGCCTGCTAGAGCCCATCAGCAATGCCCATGGAGAAGCATCAAGCAGACAAGGAGCCACTCAGCAGGACAGACCAAGCAGGCATGTGAGAAGAGCACATGGGCACTCTCCGTTAGCCATGAACTCTAAGGTACCCACCCAAAGGAACAGTATGGTCCCACACTGGAAATCTCTACTTTCCTCTTTTGTGATATACTTTCCATTTCATAAGAGAGAAAACATCCTAAAATCCTACAAAACAAATGGACAAACAgaacccccccccaccccccgtgaACTGACATGGCATTGAGTATacaatcctctgacctcagcctccccctCAACTCCCATCACACCCCACATACCTGCAGGTAGAACCCAGTGATTTGATGCAATTAggttttctgtctcttcctccagATTTTCACTGCTGGGGCCATCTTCATTGAGCTGGAAAATGTGAAGTGCAACAGTGCATGCACTCAAATCGATGGGCTAAAATGAGGGAAAAGCCAATATCGACACACATTTCCAACTCTCACTTAACTCCAACCATACAAATTAGATGTTAAGGTCTACAAATAAAAACTGAATGTATAGTATAATCAAAGCTAGTTCTCAGATTAGATGAGAaggctattattttatttcagattgaGGATTGGCTCTTTTGAAAGCTAATACCCATCCCTTGCTCTTTGGGCCCTACATTTACTTACAGAATGAAAAAGTGCCCTAAATCCAGCCTCCGGGACGTTATTATATAAATACACTCACACAGATGGGACCAAAAACTGAGTTTTATCacataaggttttttgttttttttttttattaacttattttttgcgacgggatcttgctctgtcgcccaggctagagtgcagcagcacgatcgcAGCTCACAGCAACattaaattcctggactcaagtgatcctcccacctccagccttctgagtagctgacactacaagtgtgcgccaccgcactggctaatttcttaaaactctttttagagacggggtcttgctatgatcCCCGGGCCAttctccaattcctggcctcaagtgatccttccatccttttcccacagtgctgggactacaggcatgagccaccttgcccagtcgGTTTCCTAACTGTGTCTTTTTACATTTGTTATTAACTCAGAGAAATGTTTACATTGGTAGAAAGaaatctatttcattcttcttaatGGCTATATTGTACATAGTGTAGACATATGGAATTCCTACATTTATTAACTGACCTCTGGTGGacagttaaaatatttcaaattgttGGCTATTATTAACAGCATCTAACAAACATCTGTTCAGAAAGATCTACAAAATTGCATGATTATCAGCTACGATAAATTCCTACAAGTGAATCTGCAGTCAGAGAACATTAGAACTTTCCCTGGGCAGCCCGTGCCCTCCAGTTAGGGTGTCCATCCCTCCACAACAGTGTGGGAAGCTCTTCCTTCCCTCAGACTGGCCAAAACCACGGCATTATCAGATCTCGGTGTGCACAAAGCTCTGAGCATGCGCAAACATGAGTCCTAACGTATGAATGGGGAGGTCCACCTCACGAGCAGAACCTAGTACCAAGCCTGTCCTTCACAGCTGGTTCTTACAGGACAGGAATTGTACTACTGTAAGTGATAAGTCTTCCTTAGGAATGTTTCAGGTTGTTTTTATACTGGTGCCAGAATCGCCCCAATGCCTCCACGCCCTCACACAAAGTTCCTCTAACCCATACGCATCAACTCAGATGGTGGGTGAGGTGGCCATGCATGGGATGAGATAAAGGAATTCTATAAGGCAAGCCCATCTTCTCATCTCTGTGGCCCCACACCTCCTATGGCCCTAGCACACACTGAGCACTTTATAAACATTTGCTGATTGAAAGAATGAGACATGGCACACAGGCCTTACCAGCGCAGCCCACTATTGTACAGCACTGCATTCTCATTCCTGGTTTCCAATCTGTTACTGCTATACTGAGAGCACCCCGACATCAGGGCTACTTCCTACTCCCAGCACCTGGCTCCTGACAGCTAGTGAAAAGAACTTGTCTAGCCACCCAAACCAACAGAGAAGTGAACCTGTTTCTGACAACAGGCTATGAAAACGGCAAGACATTCATGATACAACCTTTGTATTCAGCTAACTGTTCCTTGGTCCAGCAAATTAGTAACTTACCTGTGAGTCTTTAACCTTTAATTCTGTGTCAATAATAGACACAGACTGCACATTTCTGGTCAAAAAAGGTTCATCAAACTCAGTCCATGTGTAATCACCAAACACAATATTATGTCTGTTGAGTAGCTTTCTAACACTCAGgtttatgtcttctttctttgCAGTGctaaaaaaagaagccaaaacaCACATAAATGATCTTAgttcaaaaacaaaatgttaaaatgaagtGTTTTGAAAAACTCAGACAATACATAAGAAAGCCCAGTAGTTAACAGGATAGGTTGGAGTTGGCCTGCCTGGGACCAAATCTAGAGCCACCCCTTGCCTGTGGGTCCTCTACCAGCTGTGCCCTGAAGAAGCTGTGCCTCAGCTCCCAGTTAGAAAAAGGGGACAACAGTAAGAGTTCTCGCTATGCTGGGCTACTGTGAAGTCATTAATACATTCAAAGTGTTTAGGAcgatacctggcacatagtaagcacccaATAATGTTGGCTTTCACTATTATTAATGAAGTTCCACAGCTGTGGGGTCAGGCCTGGGGTCTGCATTGTAACAAGTCTCCAATAGCTGTGATTCATGCTGAGAAAATCTAATGCTTTAAGCTTGGTATCCAGGGCTTCCCTCGGCCCCCCTTGCTGCAGTCCTCCTAACACCTCCCCTTTCTACAACAGTGACCTGGTCCTGGATCACACCTCTGT
This genomic window contains:
- the LOC742208 gene encoding pachytene checkpoint protein 2 homolog isoform X1, producing MALPGPSASGSGGGAPRAADSKLGRGPRAEAAAVAATLGVRWRRPRPGWVPTALGGATDEAVGDLKQALPCVAESPTVHVEVHQRGSSTAKKEDINLSVRKLLNRHNIVFGDYTWTEFDEPFLTRNVQSVSIIDTELKVKDSQPIDLSACTVALHIFQLNEDGPSSENLEEETENLIASNHWVLPAAEFHGLWDSLVYDVEVKSHLLDYMMATLLFSDKNVNSNLITWNRVVLLHGPPGTGKTSLCKALAQKLTIRLSSRYRYGQLIEINSHSLFSTWFSESGKLVTKMFQKIQDLIDDKDALVFMLIDEVESLTATRNACRAGTEPSDAIRVVNAVLTQTDQIKRHSNVVILTTSNITEKIDVAFVDRADVKQYIGPPSAAAIFKIYLSCLEELMKCQIIHRRQQLLTLRELELIGFIENNVSKLSLLLNDISRKSEGLSGRVLRKLPFLAHAPYVQAPTVTIEGFLQALSLAVDKQFEERKKLAAYI
- the LOC742208 gene encoding pachytene checkpoint protein 2 homolog isoform X2, with product MALPGPSASGSGGGAPRAADSKLGRGPRAEAAAVAATLGVRWRRPRPGWVPTALGGATDEAVGDLKQALPCVAESPTVHVEVHQRGSSTAKKEDINLSVRKLLNRHNIVFGDYTWTEFDEPFLTRNVQSVSIIDTELKVKDSQLNEDGPSSENLEEETENLIASNHWVLPAAEFHGLWDSLVYDVEVKSHLLDYMMATLLFSDKNVNSNLITWNRVVLLHGPPGTGKTSLCKALAQKLTIRLSSRYRYGQLIEINSHSLFSTWFSESGKLVTKMFQKIQDLIDDKDALVFMLIDEVESLTATRNACRAGTEPSDAIRVVNAVLTQTDQIKRHSNVVILTTSNITEKIDVAFVDRADVKQYIGPPSAAAIFKIYLSCLEELMKCQIIHRRQQLLTLRELELIGFIENNVSKLSLLLNDISRKSEGLSGRVLRKLPFLAHAPYVQAPTVTIEGFLQALSLAVDKQFEERKKLAAYI